From the genome of Nitrosomonas sp. Is79A3:
TGAAAGAGAGTTGAGAGAGCTGTTGCGTGATCCTAAGGTCATGCGAGATCAAGTGATGACTAAGGAACAAATCGACGAGATCATACCAAAGGACGTAGGTAAAGTGATGTCGGGAGAGCAACGTGATCATGTGATGGAACGCCTTAGCAAGCATCTCACTAAATGGCAATTAGGGCGATTGCGTCATGCATTGTTCAACGCACCTGACGCACCTGTTAGCTATCCATTCTTATGGGATATCGCCCAACACGATTATGTGCAATGGAATGGGATAGCCGACAATGCTGGTTTAGGGCCAATTGGTCGAAATGCGGGTGAAGTGATTGGCGTATTTGGCACACTTGACTGGAAGGAAGAAAAAAGAACGACATTATCATCAATTATCGGCGGACAAAGCGATGGCATCACGCAAGTCAGCTTTGATTCTTCCATTAATGTGCAAAACTTGCACAGAATTGAATCACACCTGATGAAATTAAATTCTCCTGAATGGCCAGAGGAGATTCTTGGCGAGATCAATAGGGAAAAAGCTGCTCGGGGTAAAACATTGTTTGACGAGTATTGCGAGGCCTGTCATGCCAGGATTGATCGTGAGGATCCAAATCGGCGTATCATCGCTAATATGACAAAAGTGAATTTTGTAGGAACGGATTCCGCTATGGCTAAAAACAGTTTCGCTGCTCAGGGCTATTCTGGCATTTTGCGCAACCAGTATGTAGGCCTTGGTGTAGGTAATATTTTACTGGATAAGCAGGCTCCTGTTGCGGCCTTGCTGACTCAAGCAACTAGAAATGTGGTGGCTACTCCTGATCCCGATAAATGGTTTTTCCAACGTTGGACGGATTGGATTGTTAATCTTGCAAAAGCATTTTATGAAAACGAGATTAAATCTTCCATTAAGCATGGCAATTATGATCCGGATACTACAGTTAATCCATTGGCCTCACTGAATGCCTATAAGGGACGATCTTTGAATGGTATCTGGGCAACGGCACCTTATTTACACAATGGTTCTGTACCATCTCTTTATGATTTGTTACTACCCAAAAAACGTGAAGGTGATCCGGAAGAGGGTGAATACCGTCCTGATCAATTTAAAGTTGGATCACGCGAATTTGATCCGATAAAAGTCGGATTAAAGAGTAATGATAAGGGATTTACTTTTGATACCAGTTTTCCTGGTAATAGCAATGCTGGTCACGAATATACATCCGGCAAAACAGCTCAGCCTAATGGAGAGATTTTAAAGCCACTCAGCAAAGAACAGAAGCTCGATTTGCTGGAATATTTAAAAACGCTGTAGTTCGAGTAATTTCTTCAACAGTCCTTTATTAATGAACAAGGGGTAATGAAATGAATACGAGTACAAGCTATCTTGAACAGTATGATGCAACAGCTGATGCAGAGAAATTTCCATTAGTACGCCGCTGGATGGATACAGAGCCTTTGCCATTTTTTAAGGAGTTACGCGCCAAGCGCCCCATATTGGTGACTCCCGACTGTACGTTGGTTACCCGATTTGATGATGTCAGAGAAATACTGACTATGTACAAAGTTTTTACGGTCAAGCCTTATGTTCCAAAAATGGATAACTACCTGATGGCGCATGATGACGATGCGCTGCACACCCGTGAAAAATCGCTGATGCAGTTTATGCTGAATCGTGATGATCTGCCAAGAGTGCGCAATATGGTTGCGGACATTGCCGGGGGAATTCTCGGTCAAGCTAATGGAAAGATTGAGATTGTAAATAATTTCTGTCGTATGGTTCCGGCTACACTGGTACAAAAATATTTCGGGTTAACTGGGGCTAAAAGCGAGGATTTGATTGAATGGTCTTACTGGAATCAATACGATACCTTTCACAATCAGCCTTTCGACCTGCTGCCGCCAGAATTGTCGCAACGGATTATAGATCGGCATAACGAGACTTCCAAAAAGCTGGGAAGTTTTATCACCATGTTGATCGCAAAACGTCTTCTTGCGGTAAAAGCTGAAAAATTGACATTCTCAACAATCATTAAACTGCAAGACGATATTGTTACCAGAATGTTGCGGACCAGCTTTGCAAAAGAGCTGGATTTTGATATTAAGCGCTTGGGTGTTAATGCCGGTGGTCTGCTAATCGGGGCAATCGAGACAACCTCACAAGCAGTGGCGCAAGTGCTGCAGTATTTGTTTCAGCATGCAGAATGGTTGGTTAAAGCAAAAGCTGCTGCACAGAAGGAAGATCCCTCCGAATTAGATGGCATTGTCTGGGAGGCTTTGCGTTTTGTTCCGATCACTCCGTATTTATTTCGCACCACTGTAAGCGATTATACTGCTGCAAAAGGCACGGACTATGAAACAGTTCTGCGCGCCGGCACTCATGTTCTGCCGGTAACGCTATCCGCTACGTTTGATGAACGGGCATTTGATTCGCCGGAAGACTTTATTCCACAACGCAATTGGTATAACTATTTCCATTTTGGATTCGGCAGCCATGAGTGTTTGGGGCGTTACGTTGGCATGGTGATGATCCCAGAAATGGTGCGGCAAGTAATGTTAAGGAAAGATGTTGAACCAAAAGGCAATATAGACTACAAATCCGGCCCGTTCCCGGAATCGTATGATCTTTCATGGACTACACAATAAGACTCTTATTTTTTGCAGCAGTAAAACTGATTGATGTAAGGAAATGAACAGATAGTCATGTAAAACTCAGTGTTCTATAGCCCAAATTTGCTTGTGATTTTTAGCTGTAGAACACTGATAAAATTCCACTAGACTCTAGTAATTTGATTTTTCTGTGGTTGATCTGGCTTGGCCGCCACCTTCTTGATCGCCTGCAGGTATTTGATGGAAAGGTTGTATGGTTTTGCCGTAAGCATCAGGGTCGGGCGATTCTGGAGCTGTCGGTTTGCCACCGCAAGCGACTAAAGACAAAATTACTGACACTGCCAAAAAATGTGTGATTCTCATATAAAACCTTCTGAATATTAGTTGATAATTAGTTCTTTCGTTACAACGATTCCTAGAATACCGATTACAGTCATGGGAGACATTGATCTTAATCAAACCAGATCAACCTCGACGTCAAAAATCCATCGAATTTTTAGCTGCAGCTAATTTTTAGGGTAGTGTCATCAGTGGTGCAGATCAGAATACGTTTTTATCATTCATTAAACGACTTTATTGCGCCAGCGCTGAGTGCTACAGAGATTATTCATAAATTTGACCGGAAAGCCTCGATCAAGGACATGATCGAGTCATTTAATGTGCCGCACCCGGAAGTTGAACTGATTCTGGTCAATGGCATTGCGGTAAATTTTGACTATATTGTGCAGGATGGAGACAGCATCCAGGTTTATCCCGCCGATGGAAATCCTGAAGTCAAACGGTTATTGCCGCTTCGACCGGAATCATCACAACCGCCTGTGTTTGTTGTGGACGCAAATCTCGGAAAATTAGCACGCTATTTGAGGCTACTGGGATTTGATTGTTTGTATCGCAATGATTTCGGCGATGCCGCAGTGGCAACGATAGCCAGTGAGCAACAACGTACAGTGCTTACCCGGGATCGCTCATTATTGCAACGCAGCATTATTACTCACGGATATTTTGTCCGTGCGGATATACCTAAAATTCAAACTAGAGAAGTTTTGAAAAGATTCAATTTGTATCCTTTGATAAAACCACTGACACGCTGCACGCATTGTAATGGAAAATTAGCGGAAACCGGCAAACAACAAATCGAACATTGCCTAAAACCCTTGACAAGGAAATATTACGAAGAATTCCTGATTTGCCCGGAATGTGGCCAGATTTACTGGCAGGGTGGACATTATGTGCGCATAAAACTTCTGATTGATGAACTTTCCATAGAAAAATATTAGCTCCGTCCAATTTCTGATTGAAAATAATCTTTCATTGTAATTAGGATGCGCATCCTCATCAGCCTTTTATTCAGCACCCATTCAGATTCTGCTTGCTATGCTATTTTTAAATACAAAACATATTTGTTTTAATCGATTACTTGGCGGGCAATGCGTATGAACCTGACTGCAAAGGTAGTCGTTAAGTATAAGATTAATTTGTATTGTTTCATTATATTGTGATCGAGGTTGGTATGAAAAAATTCAAATTAACTTGCTTCGCCATCGCCATCTGCGGAATGCTTTTAGCAATTCCGGCAGGAGCCGAAGGAGATAGCGGAGGTTTCGATGGCGGAGGCTTCGACGGTGGTGACTACGGAGGCGAGTATGACGGAGGTTACGACTCCGGTGGCTATTCTGGTTATGGAGACTACGATCAAGGTAATTTTGATCAAAATGGTTACGATCAGAGTGATGCTTTCTATCAGGATGATGGATTTAATCAACCGGAGGATTCTGAGTTTGCCGATGACCCAGATCAAGGAGATAATTTTGATCAAACCGGTGCATTCGGCCAGTCCAATGATTCTTATCCGAGCGAAAGTGTAGATCAAAGTACTGGATCACAACAGAATGATGGATTTGCACAGGAGCCACTTCGAAACGAGCTTGCAACCGAGCCGGCAGCGTCTAATGCATCATCAGAGTCTGCGGGATCTGCTGGAATCGATCAATCGAGCCAGGACAATGGCGCTATACAGATAGATCAGACTACGCAAGACACTGGCGTCACTCAGGGTGATTCTTCGATTCAGACTGTGAATATTGAAAATACTAATACTGACCAGAATCAATACTCCGGACATGATCACCACGGTGGTGGGCACCATCATCATGGCGGATTTGATTCAGGGTTTGGGTTGGGCCTGGGTGTTGGGTTGGGATTTGGATTCGGTCCATGGGGTCCTTTCAGTCCATTTGCGCCTTTTGGAGGCTTTGGCTATTATGGTTTTGGTGTGCCGTTTAGCAGTTTTGGTTTTTACAGTAATCGGGTAGGTGTCGGACTTTATAATAATTACGTCGGTTTCGGACCATATCGCTATTTTGATCCCTACTATCCGCTAGGTGGCTATCCTGGGGTGGTTGCTGCAGCGCCGGTATTTTCGGCACCAATGGCTGTAACTCAATCTAGAGCACCAGCGTATGTGCAACAAAATGATGTTTCCAGACCCGCTCCGGTACAGAATAAAAATTATTGGCACTATTGCCGTAATCCTGAAGGATATTATCCCTATGTCAAGCAATGCGCGGGAGAATGGATAAAAGTTCCTCCGCAACCTTCTTGATTATTCCAATAAGCGTGTTTGAATGCCAAGGTAAAGCTTGTTTTTATTCAATTGAGTTTACCTTATAAAATTATTACACAAAGAAATAGCAACATTATTTGATAGGGCTGATTACTTCCCAATCTTCAATATTCCCCGCGGTTTCGTCAAAAATTGGATGAACGATTATGTCGCTTATTTCTTTAAATCGAGAATACCGCGGGGGATCTCTATCTTTTAGTTTTTTCAATAAGTGATTGAATTCGTATTCCAGTTGTCCGCTGGTGACAGTAATTTTTTCTGTAAAACTCTGATCGGTGATTTTATTTCTGTCAAAGTGATAACCGCGTTTTTCTGCTTCATCTGCCACAAACCCCAGATAAACAGCGATAGTGTCAATAGGATTTTTGGTATTTTTGAATCTTGTTAATTGAGGGTGATTTTTATATCCCTTGGTATCACCTCGCAAAACTTTCTGAGCTAAAAGACCTTCACGCCAAAGGGCTACCAAACCTTTAGCATCTAAATAATAGGGATGTATTGACCAAAGTCGCATAATTGAATTTACTTTGAGTGCATTCCGCAGGTTCAATCATACATATACATTTTCCTCTTAATTGCTCTTAATTATTGTTATTTCTACTATTCTGATAATACTCAGAATAGGGGGTAAGTATGAAAGCAAGATAACCTCATAATATATAGCTAATTTTTTATTCCAGATAAACTAAATCGTTCCGATATCAAGATGCATTGGCAAGAAACCAATAATTTACCCTTTACCCTTGAACAGGGGATAGCGATGAATAGTTTTTTGAAATATATGGCCAGCGCTTTATTTGCAACCCCGATGATAGCTTCGGCAGCCGTGGATCTAGTGGCGAACGGCGGCTTCGAAGCTGATTCGCAAGCGAGCGGTACCTGGAATATTTATAGTTCATTGACCGGTTGGACGGGTAGCCCAAACATCGAGCTGCGCAATAATGTTGCCGGAATTGCTTATGAAGGTGGCAACTTTATCGAATTGGATACCTATTCAAACAGTTCGATGGCACAGTTCTTAATCGGCACTCCTGGTCTGTATCAACTGAGTTTCTGGTATTCCGCCCGTCCGGGTACGGGCGCCACTAATGACCTCACATTTACATTTGATGGATCCGCCCCCGTAACTGTGTTGAATAGCGCTACTAATGGAGGAAATGATCAGAATTGGTTAAATTATTCGACAGTCATTAACTTCGATGGAAATGGCTTGCTCACTTTTAACGCTATTGGAGCTAGCGATGGTTACGGTGGCTCGCTTGATATGGTTTCGTTTACGAGTCCTATACCCGATCAGATACCTACGTCATGCTGTTAGCTGGACTGGGATTGTTGGGCTTCGTCGCGCGCCGCAAGAAAAAACATTTGATCAGAGATTAGATTTGTTCTAAGAAACCCTGTCTTAGAGATGGGGGTAGTGCCGATACTAAAGTATACGAAGCCGGGCTAACGATGATTTATATGTTTGGGATAAGGGTAATGAAGAATGATAAGGTGGTTGCAGGCTTGTTCAATATTCTATAGTCTGTATGCGATTCACAAAATCTGCCGCAAAAAGGTTTTAGTTAGCTTCATGTAATCATTAAGATATCATTTTGTACAGGAATTCAGAATGAAGAAAAAACAGATAGCAAACGCGATTGCTTTCCTGATGTTACTGCCTCTGTTATCAGGTTGTTGGACTCTAGTTGCTGTCGGCGCAGGTGCTTATGGCGGGTATAAAATGAAAGAGAATGGCTATACCCTACAAAACCCGATTACCAAGGAAAAGAAATCGAGCAAATAAGATTTATAGTGGTAAGGGCTTAGCCAATGGCTACTTAACCTTTTCTTTAGAATTTTCTGAATCTTCCTTGTGCCGGAAACTTTCATATATCATCAGCGCAGCACCGATAAAAATGGCAGAATCTGCGATATTGAATGCTGGCCAGTGATAAGTGCCGAGGTAAAAATCCAGAAAATCGACCACATGACCCAGCGTGATGCGGTCATATAAATTCCCTAAAGCGCCACCCAGGATCAAGCTCAGCGACATACAGAATAATTTCTCATGTTTGTATTTATTGAGCAGGTAGATGATCAGTAAGGCAGCGCTACCTGCGATTGCGCTTAGGAACCAACGCTGCCAGCCGGATTCCTCGCTCAGAAAGCTGAAAGCTGCGCCGGGATTGTAGGTCAGCACGAGGTTAAAAAAACCGGTCAATGGGATTTTCTGCCCAAATTCCAATGCAGACTCTACCCAATATTTACTGGCGAGATCCAGTACCAGAACGATCAAGGCAATGGTCAGACTAATGTAAAGTTTCATGGTGAGAAATTTCCGGTAAATAAGTGTAGGCTTTTACGCGTAGTGACGTTCTTCGCCGCTGCCATAAAGATTGGCGACGCAACGTTCGCACAAGGTGGAATGTTCCGCATGATGCCCGACATCCCGGCGATAATGCCAACAGCGTTCGCATTTTGCATGTGTGCTGGATACTACATCAATCCTTTCCTGTTGCGGGCCACTAACCTGAATCAGATGGACTTCAGAAACAATCAACACGAAGCGCAAATCATCGCCCAGTGCTTTGAGTAGGGTGAAATCGTCACTGTTGGCGCGTATCTCAACTGTCGCTGCCAATGAGGAACCGATTTCTCCCTGTGCGCGGGAATCTTCCAATTTTTTTAGCACTTGCGAACGTAAAGTGCGTGTTCTTGACCAGCGTTGCTGTAATAACTGGGTATCCGGCTGCGCTGGAAAGCTGTGCCAGTGATGCAACAGCACGCTGCCTTCTGTGTCGCCGGTCAGATGTTCCCATATTTCTTCCGAAGTAAAGCTCAGAATGGGAGCAAACAGGCGCACCAGGCTATGCGCGATATGGTATAGCGCGGTTTGTGCCGAGCGGCGTGGTGTGCCTTTGGCTGCTGCTGTGTACAAGCGATCCTTGAGGATATCCAGATAGAAGCCGCCCAAGTCTTCAGAACAGAAATTGTGCAATTTATGCACCACTTGATGAAATTCATAACGTTGATAGCTTTGTGTCAAATCTTCTTGGAAAGAATCGGTAAACGCCAGCATATAGCGGTCAATCTCCAGGCAATCAGTGACGGCAACCAGATCGTTCTGCGGGTTAAAGTCCATGAGATTGGCGAGTAAAAAGCGCAGTGTATTACGGATGCGCCGATAGCTCTCGACTACTCGTTTCAGAATTTCTTCGGAAATGGAAAGTTCACCGGAATAATCGGTTGAAGCCACCCATAAACGCAAAATATCGGCACCGGAAGTATCCATCACTTTCTGCGGTGCGATGACGTTTCCTTTGGATTTGCTCATTTTGTGACCGCTGCCATCCACCACAAATCCGTGTGTGAGTAGCGCATCATATGGGGCTCTGGCATCAATGGCGCAACCGGTCAGCAGCGAAGACTGGAACCAGCCGCGATGCTGGTCGGAGCCTTCAAGATAGAGATCAGCCGGGTATTTGAGTTGAGCATTCGGCTTAACGACAGTGTCGTGCGTGGTGCCAGAATCAAACCAAACATCCAGCGTATCGGTTAGTTTCTTGTAATCCCTGGCTTCTTCCCCAAGCAATTCAGCAGCATCAAGTGCAAACCAGGCTTCAATGCCCTGCTGTTCGATTTTTTGCGCCACTTGCTCGAGTAATTCGAGTGATCGTGGATGCGGCAAAAGGGTTTCTTTATGCACAAAAAATGTCATTGGAACGCCCCAGTTACGTTGGCGTGAAACGCACCAATCCGGGCGGTTCTTAATCATCGCCTCCAGGCGGGCCTTGCCCCATGTCGGGTAAAAAGTAGTGGTGTCAACAGCTCGCATGGCCAGTTCACGCAGGGTTTGTTTCTGCGCGGCTGCATCAATTTTACCGTGCAGATTCAGGCCAATAAACCATTGTGGGGTAGCACGAAAAATGATGGGTGTTTTGTGACGCCAGCAGTGCGGATAGCTGTGATCGATTTTTCTCAGGCAAAATAGATGCCCGCTGGTTTTGAGTGTATCTATGACGATATCGTTGGCTTTCCACACCGAAAGACCGCCGACCAAAGGGGTGTTGGTATTAAACTTGCCATTGCCGTCAACCGGGCTTTCGCTGGGTAAGCCATAATTCTGGCCGACAAAATAGTCATCCAAACCATGTGCTGGTGCTGTATGCACAAGGCCAGTGCCGGCTTCCAACGTAACATGCTCGCCGCAAATTATTTTAACCGTGCGCGGTTCAAACGGGTGTTGTAGTTTTAAATTTTCAAGACTGATTCCCGTGCAAGGGATACCATTGTGCTCAATGGCGGTCAAGCCGTAGCGCTCCAGACAAGCTTGCTTCAGTTCGGCTGCGAGGATCAGCCAGCCGCGTGTTGTTTTTATCAGTTCATAAACAAAATCTGGGTGAACGCTGACCGCCTGGTTGGCCGGTAGTGTCCAGGGCGTGGTAGTCCAGATGATGGCATAAACGGTGTCATTTTCAGGGATCAAGATGCCAAAGATATCGCAGAGAGATCGGTGCTCGGACGATTGCACGGTAAAACCTACATCAATCGCGGGTGAGGTTTTATCTTCATATTCCACTTCGGCTTCAGCCAGTGCGGAGCCGCAATCAATACACCAATTGACCGGTTTTTGACCCTGATACAGATAGCCGTTCTGATAAATTTTTCCCAGTGCGCGAATAATGCCAGCTTCTGTTTTGAAATTCATCGTGAGATAGGGATTATCCCAATCACCAAGCACGCCGAGGCGGATGAAATCAGCTTTCTGGCGCTCTACCTGTTCCTTAGCGAAAGCGCGGCAAAGCTCGCGCACTTTATCAGCCGGTAAGTGCTTGCCATGTTTTTTTTCAATCTGATGCTCAATGGGTAACCCATGGCAATCCCAGCCCGGAATATACGGTGCATCGAAACCAGCCAGTGTTTTGCTTTTGATGATGATATCTTTGAGAATTTTATTGACCGCATGACCGATGTGAATGTCGCCGTTGGCATAAGGGGGACCGTCGTGCAGAATGAATTTGGGGCGCCCTTTGCTGACGGAGCGGATTTTTTGATACAGATTCTTTTCTTGCCAGGCCTTTAGCATGCCCGGTTCACGGCTGGCCAGATTGCCGCGCATGGGGAAGGGTGTGTCGAGTAAATTGAGGGTTTTCTTATAGTCAGTCATGAAATGTAGAATTAGTGGGTTAAAGGACGTTACCGGCTACTTTAAAGGTTTTGAACTGTGAGAAGAAATTCTTTTGCTTGCACGACATCTTTATTAATTTGAACGATGAGTGTGTCAATATCCGCATATTTTTCTTCGTCACGCAGCTTGTGCAGAAAATCAACTTGTAAATGTTGTCCATAAATGTCCTGATTAAAGTCAAACAAATGTACTTCCAATACGGGTTTGCCATTTTCATGGATTGTCGGTCTTACGCCCAGACTGGCAACACCGGGAAGTACGGTTTCAGGAGATGCTTTCATGGCACCGTGTACGGTAACAACAAAAATGCCTGAGAGTGGCGGGTGATTATATTTCAACTGAATATTCGCTGTCGGGAATCCGATTTGTTTGCCTAATTTATCACCATCAATCACACGCCCACTGATGCTGTAAGGCCTTCCCAGTAATTTCCTGGCCTGATTGAGATTGCCAGCAGCCAGCGCTTGCCGCGTAGCAGTGCTTGAAATGCGCTGATCGTCTATGGCGACACTGGGCATGGCTTCTACGGTAAAACCATTTGCTGATGAATAGGCTTGCAGCATGGCAAAATCACCCGCGCGTCGTGCACCAAAACGAAAATCATCTCCAACAAGCAACCAGCGGACAGATAGCTCCCGGTTCAGAATGCGCGTAATAAATTGTTCTGGACTAATTCTGGCGAAATCATAATTGAAGCGGCAGACATGGATGCAATCGACTTCTGCTTGGATTAAGTATTTCAGTTTCTCGCGCAGGCTGGTCAAGCGGGCAGGTGCCTGATCTGGCGCAAAAAACTCACGTGGATGGGGTTCAAAGGTCATCACGCAGGCGGGTAGCCCAAGCCGCTTGGCAACATCCTTCAGACGGATAAGCATTGCTTGATGGCCTAAATGGACACCATCAAAATTGCCTATGGTCAGTGCAACCGGCGTTTTGCCGCGTATCAATGACCTTCGCCAAGTATGCATGAGCATGAAACCCTAAAATTACTAATTTTAGCTTGTTTAAGGCAAACAGGTCTAGTTCATACCTGGTTATTATCAGGGCAATCGGGCTAAAAGAGGCTTGAAAACAGAAACAAGATGAGGTATTAGCTTTATCATTTTGATTTCAAATGATAGAGAAACCGATAGCGTCAATTATCCATCACTTTTCAAGCATTGAAGACCCGAGAGTAGACAGGCAAAAGAAACACCAGTTACAGGATATATTTTTTATCGCCTTATGCGCTGTTATCTGTGGGGCGGACAATTGGGTGGCTATTGAAGAATTTGGCAAAGCCAAGATAGACTGGTTCACTAAATTGCTTGGTTTGCAGCATGGGATACCCGCGCATGATACCTTTGGAGATGTTTTTGCAGCGATAGACAATGAACAGTTTGGCGAGTGTTTTTCCAACTGGGTGTCTGACTTAGCCAGTCTGACTGAAGGAGAAGTCATTGCAATTGATGGTAAATGCTTAAGGCGTAGCATTGATAAGGCTTCAAGAAAGGCAGCTATCCATATGGTCAGTGCATGGGCGCAGCACAATAGCCTGGTCTTGGGTCAGGTTAAAGTGGACAATAAATCCAATGAAATTACGGCCATTCCCAAGCTGTTATCGCGACTGAATATTGCAGGAAGTGTGATTACAGTTGATGCCATGGGTTGCCAGAAAAGAATTGCTCAGCAGATTATTCAACAAGGTGGCGATTATGTCTTGAGCCTGAAGGGCAACCAGGGTAACTTACATGAAGATGTTGCCACGTATTTTACCTCGCAGTTATCGCCTGAAGCCGCCATGGTGACTGTTGATGGGGATCATGGACGCATTGAAACACGTACTATCTGTGTGACAGATGAGATCGCATGGTTAAAAGAACGTCATGCTTGGGCAGGACTACAAAGTATCATTGCGGTTACAGCAACAAGAGAATCAGAAAATAGAATCACCGGGGAAACGCGTTATTTCATCAGTAGTCTGAGCGCCAATAATCCGGCTAAACTGGAACATGCTGTTCGCGCTCATTGGGCTATCGAGAACAATTTACATTGGGTGCTTGATATTGCTTTTGATGAAGATAGCAACCGGACACGCAAAGGCCATAGTGCAGCCAATCTTGCCACTATCAGACATATTGCTTTAAACCTGATAAATAAAGAAAAAATATCAAAAGTCGGTGTAAAAATAAAACGATTAAAGGCCGGTTGGAATAATGATTATTTGCTCCGCATTATTGGAGTAATTTAAGCCCGATTGCCCTGTGGTTATTATGACTATTGATTTCGAATGACTATTGAGTATTTGCCAAATAGTCCAACTGTGAGTAATCTGAATAAAACTAGAATAGTTTTTGCGCCGGTCTGTTAATTTGTTATATTCCATCTATTGCCTTTGTTTCTTTGCGGTTACCCAATTGAAGCCTTCATATCAGCCAAAAAAATCCAGTGAAAGAGAAGATCAGATCCTACAGGCGTTGGCCAGGATGCTGGAGTATCCGCAGAGAAAAAGGATTACTACCGCAGCGTTAGCCGCTCAGCTGGAAATTTCAGAATCATCTCTGTATCGCTGCTTTTCTAATAAGTCGCAGATGTTTGAAGCTTTGATTGAATTTATTGAGCGAACATTGTTTGTGCTGATTAACAAAATTCTGCAAGAGGAAAATTGTGGCATAAAGCAGATCGAAAAATTATTGTTATTGTTATTAGGTTTTTCACAAAAAAATCCGGGCATGACGCGTATCTTGATCGGTGATGTGCTGGTGAATGAGAATGAACATTTGCAGTTACGTATTAATCAGTTGCATGATCGGTTGGAAGCTACTTTAAAGCAGGCGTTACGGTTTGCTGTTAGC
Proteins encoded in this window:
- a CDS encoding di-heme-cytochrome C peroxidase, which encodes MKQYFISSKKRFLFLYSASALLIGILSGCKVGLIPEAEQSRYAATVEQDQLGDSYKEVKYLDQGWNAADSLWFYYTTQGSNLMPYDFFLALEKAGESQLFRSDANMNFYRYLPQKASPGNPDALPVGWVKDDYKGKEYVGLTCAACHTGQVNYNGVGIRIDGGPATADMENIMKDIAKALKYTRENAEASQRFVKNVLAKGNYKSEAAILADLKKYEQRIYDYTVINHSPTAYGYARLDAFGRIYNRVLEHIINERELRELLRDPKVMRDQVMTKEQIDEIIPKDVGKVMSGEQRDHVMERLSKHLTKWQLGRLRHALFNAPDAPVSYPFLWDIAQHDYVQWNGIADNAGLGPIGRNAGEVIGVFGTLDWKEEKRTTLSSIIGGQSDGITQVSFDSSINVQNLHRIESHLMKLNSPEWPEEILGEINREKAARGKTLFDEYCEACHARIDREDPNRRIIANMTKVNFVGTDSAMAKNSFAAQGYSGILRNQYVGLGVGNILLDKQAPVAALLTQATRNVVATPDPDKWFFQRWTDWIVNLAKAFYENEIKSSIKHGNYDPDTTVNPLASLNAYKGRSLNGIWATAPYLHNGSVPSLYDLLLPKKREGDPEEGEYRPDQFKVGSREFDPIKVGLKSNDKGFTFDTSFPGNSNAGHEYTSGKTAQPNGEILKPLSKEQKLDLLEYLKTL
- a CDS encoding pyruvate-binding protein yields the protein MNSFLKYMASALFATPMIASAAVDLVANGGFEADSQASGTWNIYSSLTGWTGSPNIELRNNVAGIAYEGGNFIELDTYSNSSMAQFLIGTPGLYQLSFWYSARPGTGATNDLTFTFDGSAPVTVLNSATNGGNDQNWLNYSTVINFDGNGLLTFNAIGASDGYGGSLDMVSFTSPIPDQIPTSCC
- a CDS encoding cytochrome P450, whose translation is MNTSTSYLEQYDATADAEKFPLVRRWMDTEPLPFFKELRAKRPILVTPDCTLVTRFDDVREILTMYKVFTVKPYVPKMDNYLMAHDDDALHTREKSLMQFMLNRDDLPRVRNMVADIAGGILGQANGKIEIVNNFCRMVPATLVQKYFGLTGAKSEDLIEWSYWNQYDTFHNQPFDLLPPELSQRIIDRHNETSKKLGSFITMLIAKRLLAVKAEKLTFSTIIKLQDDIVTRMLRTSFAKELDFDIKRLGVNAGGLLIGAIETTSQAVAQVLQYLFQHAEWLVKAKAAAQKEDPSELDGIVWEALRFVPITPYLFRTTVSDYTAAKGTDYETVLRAGTHVLPVTLSATFDERAFDSPEDFIPQRNWYNYFHFGFGSHECLGRYVGMVMIPEMVRQVMLRKDVEPKGNIDYKSGPFPESYDLSWTTQ
- a CDS encoding Mut7-C RNAse domain-containing protein translates to MVQIRIRFYHSLNDFIAPALSATEIIHKFDRKASIKDMIESFNVPHPEVELILVNGIAVNFDYIVQDGDSIQVYPADGNPEVKRLLPLRPESSQPPVFVVDANLGKLARYLRLLGFDCLYRNDFGDAAVATIASEQQRTVLTRDRSLLQRSIITHGYFVRADIPKIQTREVLKRFNLYPLIKPLTRCTHCNGKLAETGKQQIEHCLKPLTRKYYEEFLICPECGQIYWQGGHYVRIKLLIDELSIEKY
- a CDS encoding pyrimidine dimer DNA glycosylase/endonuclease V translates to MRLWSIHPYYLDAKGLVALWREGLLAQKVLRGDTKGYKNHPQLTRFKNTKNPIDTIAVYLGFVADEAEKRGYHFDRNKITDQSFTEKITVTSGQLEYEFNHLLKKLKDRDPPRYSRFKEISDIIVHPIFDETAGNIEDWEVISPIK
- the lspA gene encoding signal peptidase II; this translates as MKLYISLTIALIVLVLDLASKYWVESALEFGQKIPLTGFFNLVLTYNPGAAFSFLSEESGWQRWFLSAIAGSAALLIIYLLNKYKHEKLFCMSLSLILGGALGNLYDRITLGHVVDFLDFYLGTYHWPAFNIADSAIFIGAALMIYESFRHKEDSENSKEKVK